One stretch of Bremerella cremea DNA includes these proteins:
- a CDS encoding LamG domain-containing protein: protein MGSQPSPKIEQEARLAFDQVAHTQLTPEQFAALEERLVGDAAFRQAYVEQADLEAELEYQLRTTPPVAISSGSLAERRWPLTFAIALSLMLFSGLLSVLFIKPVRQIVFDSSMPAFTESQLSGSRPVAIVISRSEASQDDAQPLSVGDRLKPGILRLDRGQLQLEFASGVRVQMTGPAELHLISEIEASLVSGQTSVLTPPETKHFYLNGPVSAIANGSSEFIYRVQAKDVGSLDVYRGEVMASLLGENGDTLLNEQVTADHSAIFHGTSLDVKTAAFAESDRVSAMPIDDVSSYSTEDYAALIQQDKPLVYWRFEPGDLDGNLVRNHMSDRYAGELHLANDNSMAMNRGTLQFGPSPEQRYLKLNEPIPGFNQGEFTIEFWVRVERLHWGTFLGVLPIEQDDPTKETHLCLLEYANRTNLVHRPATIRMLYRYPAKTFHGGMNAFSPNSCVPGLWTHVVAVKTNNGTHLYVNNQHKVIFDELRFDDDSPYTVVVGQLDSARPLRQFEGQIDEIAIYNKALTPEQIKRHYEAMTGSPST, encoded by the coding sequence ATGGGTTCACAACCTTCCCCCAAAATCGAGCAAGAGGCCCGCTTGGCTTTCGACCAGGTCGCCCACACTCAGCTAACGCCGGAACAGTTTGCCGCGTTAGAAGAGCGTCTGGTAGGCGATGCGGCTTTTCGTCAGGCCTATGTCGAGCAAGCCGACCTTGAGGCCGAGTTGGAATATCAGCTTCGCACGACTCCGCCAGTTGCGATTTCCTCCGGCAGCTTAGCCGAGCGGCGTTGGCCGCTGACGTTTGCAATTGCGTTGAGCCTAATGCTATTCAGCGGGTTGCTAAGTGTTCTGTTTATTAAACCCGTCCGCCAAATTGTTTTTGACTCGTCGATGCCCGCTTTCACCGAGTCGCAGTTAAGCGGCTCTCGTCCGGTGGCGATTGTAATTTCTCGAAGCGAGGCCAGCCAAGACGACGCGCAACCGCTCTCGGTTGGCGATCGCTTGAAACCAGGCATCCTTCGTTTAGATCGAGGTCAATTACAACTTGAGTTTGCCTCAGGCGTTCGCGTGCAAATGACAGGGCCTGCCGAATTACATCTGATCTCTGAAATCGAAGCCTCGTTAGTAAGTGGCCAAACGTCGGTGCTAACCCCTCCCGAAACAAAACACTTCTACCTCAACGGCCCCGTTTCTGCGATCGCCAATGGTTCGAGCGAGTTTATCTATCGCGTTCAGGCAAAGGACGTTGGCAGTCTCGATGTTTACCGGGGTGAAGTCATGGCATCTCTGTTAGGAGAGAACGGCGATACCCTTTTGAATGAGCAGGTTACGGCAGATCATTCCGCGATCTTCCACGGCACTAGCCTCGATGTGAAGACGGCCGCGTTTGCCGAATCCGATCGTGTGTCGGCGATGCCCATCGACGACGTTTCCAGCTACTCTACTGAAGACTACGCAGCGTTGATTCAGCAAGACAAGCCGCTAGTGTACTGGCGTTTCGAGCCGGGAGATCTCGATGGCAATTTGGTCCGCAATCACATGTCGGACCGTTACGCTGGCGAACTGCACTTGGCCAACGACAACTCGATGGCGATGAACCGGGGCACCCTCCAGTTTGGGCCCAGCCCTGAACAACGCTATCTCAAGCTCAACGAACCGATCCCAGGCTTCAACCAAGGAGAGTTTACAATCGAGTTCTGGGTACGTGTCGAGCGTTTGCATTGGGGGACGTTTCTCGGCGTGTTGCCGATCGAACAAGACGATCCGACCAAAGAAACGCACCTGTGTCTATTGGAATACGCCAATCGCACGAACCTTGTGCATCGCCCAGCCACAATTCGCATGTTGTATCGCTACCCTGCCAAGACTTTTCATGGTGGCATGAATGCCTTTAGCCCCAACTCTTGCGTTCCAGGACTATGGACCCATGTGGTGGCGGTTAAGACAAATAATGGAACCCATCTCTACGTCAACAATCAGCACAAAGTAATCTTCGACGAACTTCGTTTTGACGATGATTCACCCTATACCGTAGTTGTCGGCCAGTTAGACTCGGCTCGGCCCCTTC